The sequence below is a genomic window from Cedecea neteri.
TTCAGTGATGCTGATACGGATTGGCGTGATCAAACCAGCCTGATATCTCCCCTGAAACGCCGCAGTTCGTGCCAGCACTCTGCGGCGATCCGCCTCGATCGCAAAATCACATCCAAAAACTCAAAATAAAATAGCAACGGTACGCGCGTAGATAGTGGATATATCTTGTTTCAAAACCAATGCAAGGGTAAAAGGCCGAATAATATGAGGAATATTCAAAAATTGACGTTACTTTGAAAATTTCCTTTATCAATTTGAGCCTTTTTCTTTTAGCATAACGGCGGTTCTCATCAGGCGGCACAGCGGTTAACACAGGTTATGAAAAACATCTTTCTGGCAATTATCCTTTCTCTTATGGTTATTGGCGCTTTTGCTCACGATCCGCAGCCGGGTACCGGGCTTGATACACTCGCCGCTGTTCAGGGCAGGTGACAGTTAAGCCACCCGCCTGACGTTGCTTAGCCCGCCCAGCGGGAGGCACGAATAATGCTGCAGAAGTTCAGCGGTTCGAACCCAGGTTCTTTATCCTGAATGACATCGGCCTTCACGTTGCCAAACGTGGTGGCCGGTTTGTTTTTAATCCCGTCGTAAAATGCCTGAATAATCTCTTCCTTAAATGCCGCCGGGCGAGGGTGCAGTTTCACCACCTGCTCACGCTGGTCGTCGCTGAATTTATCGTAATCAATCCCCAGCACATCCATTTCTACGCCTGCCGTCACCAGCGCAATTTCCGGCGCCATAAACTCAGGGATGCCAGGCGTGGTATGCAGGGCAATCGCCGTCCACACTTTGTCGATATCGGCCTGGTTGACGCCGTACTGGCGCATAAAATCCTGCGCGACAAACGCGCCGTCCACTTCAAAACGCT
It includes:
- a CDS encoding HD domain-containing protein, producing the protein MSLKINGIAIPDTKMAREATQLVRDTESDLLFHHSSRVYYWAALAGQRRELKVDQELLYIGCMFHDMGLTHEHCSCDKRFEVDGAFVAQDFMRQYGVNQADIDKVWTAIALHTTPGIPEFMAPEIALVTAGVEMDVLGIDYDKFSDDQREQVVKLHPRPAAFKEEIIQAFYDGIKNKPATTFGNVKADVIQDKEPGFEPLNFCSIIRASRWAG